A genomic window from Salvia miltiorrhiza cultivar Shanhuang (shh) chromosome 5, IMPLAD_Smil_shh, whole genome shotgun sequence includes:
- the LOC131026282 gene encoding protein argonaute 2-like: MEGGRGNNSGRGRGRGGGGRRGNYDDQQGGGRGRGNQGGGRGSEGSYHQPPARPQSQWVSRPPPQANQPPPQPAWGYRPPAQPVPVAVGATSGRGRGSTWTGRPWGESSRQPNPLPSPAPAPAPAPVPVGAAARVRSPTSSESGKQRQIEAIRRPDHGGTLAVRKINLVVNHFPISFDEAGTIYHYDVDVKPVAANGNPPAKKVLRKSDLRLIKDLAFPGAELLRTVYDGEKNVFSAIRLGEGQYRVDVPEGEDVRSGSYMFTIKLVNELKLSKLKDYLKGNLTHVPRDTLQGLDLVMKENPMRARIPMGSRSFFSARNSADLRGGLAAYKGFMPSLKPTEQGLSLCLDYSVLAFRKPMPVIDFLKDHVGFREVNEIVRMTKPIIDALRGLKVKVTHRRTNQKYTIVGLTRETTRNVSFEFVDTEGNAPPRMVNIVDYFRDKWGKDIRYLDIPCLDVGKPNKPNAIPMEFCVLAEGQRFPKENLDKNTAVYLKNLTLVKPWQRRDTICDMVRAEDGSFGEIARNFGISLDMNMTKVGGRVIGAPELKVGGTRPVRVDAEKCQWNLLGKTFVNPKSMDCWALLDFTDGDRYNRLQAEAFVNNLRGRSRNLGIQMAEPDVYRLTRMNDFSSVDRIERLLKDIVNEASRVNKGKQLQMIVCVMTRRDPGYKYIKWISETQIGVVTQCCLSPAANKGQDQYLANLCLKINAKLGGTNFEVSGKLTNFNPSDHVMFIGADVNHPAPMNKECPSIAAVVGTMNWPAANQYATRVSPQKHRCETIKNFGTMCLDLVKAYARINKVRPRRIVLFRDGVSEGQFEMVLGQELFDMKAAIYSDDYQPLITVIVAQKRHQTRLFVENKSDGGQTGNVPPGTVVDTKIVHPHDFDFYLCSHYGGIGTSKPTHYYVLFDENGFTSDRLQKLIYDMCFTFVRCTKPVSLVPPVYYADLVAYRGRMFQEVAMEKDPRGTSSTASFDQSFYDLHPELLNNMFFV, translated from the exons ATGGAAGGTGGCAGAGGCAACAACTCCGGGCGTGGGCGTggccgcggcggcggcggtcggcgcGGTAACTACGACGATCAACAAGGAGGAGGCCGTGGGCGCGGAAATCAAGGCGGCGGAAGAGGATCGGAGGGTTCCTACCACCAGCCTCCCGCTCGCCCACAGTCGCAGTGGGTCAGTCGGCCTCCGCCGCAAGCGAATCAGCCTCCGCCCCAGCCGGCCTGGGGCTACAGACCACCTGCCCAGCCCGTCCCCGTGGCCGTGGGTGCAACCAGTGGAAGAGGAAGGGGGTCCACGTGGACCGGAAGGCCGTGGGGAGAATCTTCGAGGCAACCCAACCCTCTTCCTTCCCCTGCACCTGCACCTGCACCTGCACCTGTTCCGGTGGGCGCTGCTGCACGTGTGCGATCTCCCACGAGTTCTGAGAGCGGTAAACAGCGCCAGATTGAGGCCATACGCCGGCCGGACCACGGCGGCACCCTTGCCGTTCGGAAGATCAACCTCGTGGTCAACCACTTTCCGATCTCCTTCGACGAAGCGGGTACCATCTACCACTACGACGTTGACGTAAAGCCCGTGGCTGCCAACGGCAATCCACCGGCAAAAAAAGTGCTCCGAAAATCCGACTTGCGGTTGATCAAAGACCTGGCATTCCCCGGCGCCGAGCTGCTCAGAACAGTCTACGACGGCGAGAAGAACGTGTTCAGCGCAATCCGGTTGGGCGAAGGACAGTACAGAGTGGACGTACCGGAGGGCGAAGATGTTCGGAGTGGGTCCTACATGTTCACCATCAAACTCGTCAACGAATTGAAGCTGTCCAAACTAAAAGACTATCTGAAAGGGAACCTCACTCACGTTCCTCGCGACACATTGCAAGGATTGGATTTGGTGATGAAGGAGAATCCGATGAGGGCCAGAATCCCTATGGGTAGCAGAAGTTTCTTCTCAGCCCGAAACTCGGCCGACCTCCGCGGCGGCCTTGCAGCGTACAAGGGCTTTATGCCGAGCCTCAAGCCCACGGAGCAGGGCCTGTCGCTGTGTCTGGACTATTCTGTTCTCGCATTCAGGAAACCGATGCCCGTCATCGACTTTCTGAAAGATCATGTCGGATTTAGAGAGGTGAACGAGATTGTGCGAATGACGAAGCCGATCATCGACGCTCTTCGAGGCTTGAAAGTGAAGGTGACTCATCGTCGCACGAATCAGAAGTATACAATCGTGGGGTTAACGAGGGAGACTACCCGTAATGTCTCCTTCGAATTCGTTGATACAGAGGGCAATGCGCCTCCTCGAATGGTTAATATTGTTGATTATTTTAGGGACAAATGGGGGAAAGATATTAGGTACCTCGACATTCCATGCTTGGATGTTGGAAAACCGAACAAGCCGAACGCTATACCGATGGAATTTTGCGTGTTGGCTGAAGGGCAGAGGTTTCCTAAAGAGAATTTGGACAAGAATACGGCTGTTTACTTGAAGAATCTAACCCTCGTTAAGCCTTGGCAGAGAAGGGACACGATTTGTGATATGGTGCGGGCCGAAGATGGATCATTTGG GGAGATCGCTAGAAACTTTGGAATAAGCCTTGATATGAACATGACCAAGGTTGGAGGCCGAGTGATTGGTGCTCCGGAGTTGAAAGTAGGAGGTACGCGTCCAGTAAGAGTGGATGCGGAGAAATGCCAATGGAACCTTCTTGGCAAAACATTCGTGAACCCAAAATCTATGGACTGTTGGGCGTTGTTAGATTTCACTGATGGAGACCGTTACAACAGGCTGCAGGCGGAAGCATTTGTTAACAATTTGAGGGGTCGCAGCAGGAATCTGGGCATTCAGATGGCCGAACCTGATGTGTATCGTCTCACACGGATGAATGATTTCTCCTCTGTTGACAGGATCGAGAGGCTTCTGAAGGATATCGTGAATGAAGCAAGCAGAGTGAATAAAGGGAAGCAGCTGCAGATGATTGTCTGTGTGATGACTAGAAGGGATCCGGGATACAAGTATATCAAGTGGATTTCTGAGACGCAGATTGGTGTGGTGACACAGTGTTGTTTGTCGCCAGCTGCTAACAAGGGACAAGATCAATATCTTGCTAATCTTTGTCTCAAGATTAATGCCAAGTTAGGAGGCACTAATTTTGAAGTATCCGGAAAGCTTACGAATTTCAATCCCTCTGATCATGTGATGTTTATAGGGGCCGATGTGAACCATCCTGCGCCCATGAACAAGGAATGCCCGTCTATAGCTGCAGTTGTTGGCACGATGAACTGGCCGGCTGCAAATCAGTATGCTACAAGGGTTAGCCCTCAGAAGCATCGTTGTGAAACTATCAAGAATTTTGGAACAATGTGTTTGGATTTGGTGAAAGCCTATGCTCGAATCAACAAGGTTAGGCCGAGGAGGATTGTGTTGTTTCGTGATGGAGTTAGTGAGGGGCAGTTTGAGATGGTGCTTGGACAGGAGTTGTTCGATATGAAGGCGGCCATTTACAGCGATGATTACCAGCCACTGATCACGGTAATTGTTGCTCAGAAGCGCCATCAGACTCGTCTTTTTGTTGAAAACAAAAGCGATGGTGGCCAAACTGGGAATGTGCCTCCCGGGACTGTGGTGGACACCAAAATTGTTCATCCGCATGATTTTGATTTCTATCTGTGCAGCCACTACGGAGGGATTGGGACGAGCAAGCCTACTCACTACTACGTGCTTTTTGATGAGAACGGCTTCACATCCGACCGCCTGCAGAAGCTCATATACGACATGTGCTTCACTTTTGTGCGTTGCACGAAGCCTGTCTCGCTTGTTCCACCTGTGTACTACGCTGATCTTGTTGCTTACAGGGGCCGTATGTTTCAAGAGGTGGCCATGGAGAAAGACCCTCGAGGAACATCTTCCACTGCCTCGTTTGATCAAAGCTTCTACGATCTGCACCCTGAGCTGTTGAACAATATGTTCTTCGTGTAG